One genomic window of Paenibacillus xylanilyticus includes the following:
- a CDS encoding amidase family protein produces the protein MTYHGSVLKKSGALLLTGAVMVTTWGGASVPLASAGAAAPSSKTTVAATAAGKSPATSAAFVKAMEEAATLAGVPFSMDELSGKTVQRKDAALALQTWLKLESTTESFKDVPDQSSYAGAIGALNAAGLMKGYTDSLFLPNAVLTENDVAILKDRIYNYIKPFVLEEATITELQAAMTQGKLTSKELVQMYLDRIEKYDDQGVSINSILTLNPEALDIAQALDEERAAKGARGPLHGIPVLVKDNFDTNDMPTTAGCICLKDSVPAQDAEQVKKLKEAGAIILGKTNLHEFAFGITTSSSLGGQTLNPYALDHYPGGSSGGTGAAIASNFAAAGMGTDTGGSIRIPSSFNSLVGIRPTIGLSSREGIIPLALTQDVGGPMARTVSDAAIMLDATAGYDKDDVATAYAVGKIPSSYTDFLDVNGLKGARIGVATELIPSTKAEEKAVADVINNAVEELKSLGATAVPISIPNLDEINKYPSLSGYEFKFQLNDYLESLGEDAPYHSLSEIIASGEFDKTQEQSMKARDARETLETTEYKDIVLKRTQITREAILKVMADNNLDAIVYPTSTQAAAVIGEGQNSGGNNRLSPFSGFPAITVPAGFTTEGLPVGIEFLGRAFDEGTLIKLAYSYEQGTHHRQAPKLTP, from the coding sequence ATGACTTATCATGGATCTGTATTGAAAAAAAGTGGAGCTCTGTTACTGACAGGAGCAGTAATGGTTACAACTTGGGGAGGAGCTTCCGTACCGCTGGCATCAGCCGGAGCAGCAGCTCCATCAAGCAAAACAACGGTCGCAGCAACAGCTGCAGGGAAGTCACCTGCCACGTCTGCCGCATTTGTTAAAGCCATGGAAGAAGCAGCGACACTTGCAGGTGTGCCTTTTTCAATGGACGAGCTATCAGGCAAAACCGTTCAGCGTAAGGATGCTGCTCTAGCTCTTCAAACCTGGTTGAAGCTGGAGTCCACCACAGAGTCGTTCAAAGACGTACCAGACCAATCCAGCTATGCAGGTGCCATCGGTGCCCTGAATGCTGCAGGGTTGATGAAAGGATATACCGATTCCCTCTTTCTACCTAACGCTGTCCTGACGGAAAATGATGTCGCCATATTGAAAGACCGCATTTATAACTACATAAAACCGTTTGTTCTGGAGGAGGCAACAATTACGGAACTCCAGGCTGCAATGACGCAAGGAAAGCTTACATCCAAGGAATTGGTTCAAATGTATCTGGATCGGATTGAGAAATACGATGATCAGGGAGTTAGCATTAATTCCATACTAACCTTAAACCCGGAAGCACTTGATATTGCCCAGGCTTTGGACGAAGAACGTGCAGCCAAAGGTGCACGCGGACCGCTGCACGGTATTCCGGTTCTTGTGAAGGACAACTTCGATACGAATGATATGCCTACCACTGCTGGCTGTATCTGTCTGAAAGACTCCGTGCCTGCGCAAGACGCTGAGCAAGTGAAGAAGCTCAAAGAAGCAGGTGCCATTATCCTCGGTAAAACAAATCTGCATGAATTTGCATTTGGCATTACTACATCAAGTTCATTGGGTGGACAAACCCTGAACCCTTACGCACTGGATCACTATCCTGGCGGTTCCAGCGGCGGAACAGGGGCAGCGATTGCCTCCAACTTTGCTGCAGCAGGCATGGGTACCGATACTGGTGGATCGATCCGTATTCCATCCAGCTTCAACAGCCTTGTCGGAATTCGTCCAACGATTGGACTATCCAGCCGTGAAGGCATTATCCCGCTTGCTCTGACTCAGGATGTAGGCGGCCCTATGGCTCGTACAGTTAGTGACGCTGCGATCATGCTGGACGCTACAGCCGGTTATGATAAGGACGATGTAGCTACAGCCTATGCTGTAGGCAAAATCCCTTCCAGTTACACTGACTTCCTGGACGTGAATGGCCTTAAAGGCGCGCGTATTGGTGTAGCTACTGAACTGATCCCAAGCACCAAAGCAGAAGAGAAAGCCGTTGCTGATGTCATCAACAATGCAGTGGAAGAATTGAAATCTCTGGGTGCAACTGCTGTACCTATTAGCATTCCGAACCTGGACGAAATCAACAAATACCCGAGCCTGAGCGGATATGAATTCAAATTCCAGCTCAACGACTATCTGGAGTCACTTGGTGAAGATGCTCCATACCACAGTCTGTCGGAGATCATCGCTTCAGGTGAATTTGATAAAACACAGGAACAATCCATGAAGGCACGCGATGCAAGGGAAACGCTCGAGACAACTGAGTACAAAGACATCGTATTGAAACGTACTCAAATCACGCGCGAAGCTATTCTAAAAGTGATGGCTGACAATAACCTGGATGCCATTGTTTATCCTACTTCCACCCAGGCTGCAGCCGTAATTGGCGAAGGGCAGAACTCCGGCGGGAATAACCGACTAAGCCCATTCTCCGGGTTCCCGGCTATCACCGTACCTGCCGGCTTCACTACAGAGGGCCTACCTGTAGGCATTGAATTCCTGGGCCGTGCCTTTGATGAAGGAACATTGATTAAACTCGCATACAGTTATGAGCAAGGAACCCACCACCGCCAAGCTCCTAAACTTACACCATAA
- a CDS encoding DNA topoisomerase III, which translates to MKTLVLAEKPSVAREIARVMGARDKHKSYLEGPKYIVTWALGHLVGLAEPEDYDKKYATWNLEDLPILPERAKLKVLRETNHQYKAVQQLMKRQDVGELVIATDAAREGELLARWIMQMAQWKKPFKRLWISSQTDKAIKEGFASLKPGSQFDRLYESARCRAEADWMIGLNVTRALTVRFNAQLSAGRVQTPTLGMIMDRENEINGFRSQEYETLTADFGGFQAVWRASGGDSRIFDTQDTQALKKRVDGRKGTIAQVKKSEKVEPHPLAYDLTELQRDANRKYGFSAKQTSNVLQRLYEQHKLVTYPRTDSRYLTSDMTGTLKERLDSVAVGPYASLARPLLRKNLNITKRIVDDSKVTDHHAIIPTEQTVLLNQLNPEERKLYDLIVRRFISLFYPAARYDSVAITVQVGEDSFHVKGTTVKDSGWREVYGGDYSDEDDERTDEQADNGCTLLPDVQQGQSVTVQRCHIKSGRTMPPKRYTEAALLAQMEKHGLGTPATRADIIEKLVSSDTIDRQGNSMHPTGKGKQLIELAAPQLRTPELTARWEAELERIARGQGKPGPFLEGIRSMAKELVATVKGSKAEYKPHNVSSSHCPDCNARLLEKKGKRGKFLVCPTEDCGYRRSAEKRLSNRRCPQCHKKMEMKEGKAGLYVQCLPCGITEALDKDRQHVNKREQQKLVKQYAKQESIGSNLGDLLKAAMEKKGD; encoded by the coding sequence GTGAAAACATTGGTACTCGCTGAGAAACCATCTGTGGCACGTGAAATTGCCAGAGTTATGGGAGCGCGTGATAAACATAAGAGTTATTTGGAAGGTCCTAAATATATCGTAACGTGGGCACTTGGGCATCTGGTAGGGCTGGCGGAACCTGAAGATTACGACAAAAAGTACGCCACCTGGAATCTTGAAGATCTGCCAATTCTGCCGGAGCGGGCGAAACTGAAGGTGCTAAGAGAGACGAATCATCAATATAAGGCCGTACAGCAGCTTATGAAACGCCAAGATGTTGGTGAACTGGTCATTGCAACGGATGCCGCCCGGGAGGGAGAGCTGCTGGCCCGTTGGATCATGCAAATGGCGCAGTGGAAGAAGCCCTTCAAACGACTGTGGATTTCTTCTCAGACGGATAAGGCAATCAAAGAAGGATTTGCTTCACTGAAGCCAGGGAGTCAGTTTGACCGTCTCTATGAATCGGCACGTTGCCGGGCAGAAGCGGACTGGATGATTGGGCTTAATGTGACACGGGCGCTGACCGTTCGATTTAATGCACAGTTGTCTGCAGGACGGGTACAGACACCAACCCTGGGCATGATCATGGACAGGGAAAATGAAATCAATGGTTTTCGGTCACAGGAGTATGAGACACTAACTGCAGATTTTGGAGGTTTTCAAGCCGTGTGGCGGGCCTCAGGCGGGGATTCACGCATCTTTGATACTCAGGATACCCAGGCATTGAAGAAACGAGTGGATGGACGTAAGGGAACCATTGCTCAGGTCAAAAAGAGCGAAAAAGTTGAGCCGCATCCTCTGGCCTATGACTTGACGGAGCTGCAGCGTGATGCCAACCGCAAGTATGGCTTCTCAGCCAAGCAGACTTCCAACGTCCTGCAGCGTCTATATGAGCAGCATAAGCTGGTTACATATCCGCGTACGGATAGCCGTTATCTGACATCGGACATGACAGGCACGCTGAAAGAAAGACTGGATAGTGTAGCTGTTGGACCTTATGCATCATTGGCTCGTCCGCTGCTGCGGAAAAACTTGAATATCACCAAACGAATTGTGGATGACAGCAAGGTAACGGATCATCATGCGATTATTCCGACAGAACAGACGGTGCTGCTGAATCAGCTGAATCCGGAGGAACGCAAACTGTATGATTTGATCGTACGCCGGTTTATCAGTTTGTTCTATCCAGCTGCCAGATACGATTCAGTAGCGATTACTGTGCAAGTGGGTGAAGATTCCTTCCATGTTAAAGGTACGACGGTAAAAGACAGTGGCTGGCGTGAAGTATACGGCGGAGACTACAGTGACGAAGATGATGAGCGCACAGATGAGCAAGCAGACAATGGCTGTACTCTTTTGCCAGATGTACAGCAAGGTCAGTCGGTTACCGTTCAACGTTGTCATATTAAAAGTGGAAGAACCATGCCACCTAAACGGTACACGGAGGCAGCATTGCTCGCGCAAATGGAGAAGCACGGACTCGGTACCCCGGCTACCCGTGCAGATATCATCGAGAAATTGGTCAGCTCGGATACCATCGACCGCCAAGGCAACAGCATGCATCCTACAGGTAAAGGCAAGCAATTAATTGAGCTGGCTGCTCCGCAGCTTCGTACACCTGAACTGACGGCGCGTTGGGAGGCTGAACTGGAACGGATTGCTCGTGGACAAGGGAAACCAGGTCCTTTCCTGGAAGGCATACGTTCGATGGCTAAAGAACTGGTAGCCACTGTAAAAGGAAGCAAGGCAGAGTATAAACCGCATAACGTGTCGAGCAGCCACTGCCCGGATTGCAATGCGCGTCTGCTTGAGAAAAAAGGGAAACGCGGCAAGTTTCTCGTATGTCCCACGGAGGATTGTGGCTATCGTCGCTCGGCAGAGAAGCGGTTATCCAACCGTCGTTGTCCGCAGTGTCACAAGAAGATGGAAATGAAAGAAGGCAAAGCGGGCCTCTATGTGCAGTGTCTGCCTTGCGGAATCACGGAAGCTCTGGATAAA